One Patescibacteria group bacterium DNA window includes the following coding sequences:
- a CDS encoding AAA family ATPase, which yields MFLEKLEIQGFKSFANKNTLTFPGILTGSQRGLTSIVGPNGSGKSNIADAVRWALGEQSMKTLRGKKSEDIIFSGSDKKGKLSMAEVSLFLNNEDHKAPIDYSQVILTRRIYRDGESEYLINQARVRLSDVQILLAKSNFGQKTYSVIGQGMVEGFLNTTLSERKEFFDEATGVKQFQIKRDDSLNKLIRSYENLNQASMLLSEIEPRLKSLTRQVNKLKKRGEIEAELKESQKNYYSKIWHEINSKFSDYNNKFLNLERVRLEKEKKSSSLSRELSQLEKQNQNSDEFNGWQKELSEFLGQKEILTKQLAKLEAELEVKLEASGQFDLSWLINKSSEIEKEIKKLSEEALGLEKNVEQEKKILIDLEKDKEAINLKINRLNDELLKHGSSLSGEGMEKISQELKNLKKLLDEIFNMDNLANIKTIIAQTREKIKLILDLSGDILEKENLEQAQKNLMALTGDKEAIMAKINESSFRISARSERVKLIKERKDQLEAELNSINNKLKSNKGAANLNDNKKEQGNIKNKIEELELKINIVKEKLNSFNAKENEQRAKLFSLQKNLQNLQNEINDLSRELNELKINSTRFETKLEDLEIEIRNNYGNLKEIMDKIVNEPVNIETALEKINSLKRQIDQIGGIDPEIEKEYNETKERFDYLENQTHDLNSAVGSLEKIIKELDAIIKERFDKEFKNISVKFEEYFKILFNGGTAKIVKVLTEELSENKPENNHGEKNENNIIEPAAEAERIEDKFAANLKRIKYLQKYNATGLAGIEILATPPGKKIKAITMLSGGERALTAIGLICAIISCNPAPFVVLDEVDASLDEANSERLAKILDDLSHKTQFIVITHNRASMRRANVLYGVTMEESGVSKLLSIKLDEVKMVVKN from the coding sequence ATGTTTTTAGAAAAATTGGAAATTCAAGGCTTTAAATCATTCGCCAATAAAAATACTTTAACTTTCCCCGGCATACTGACGGGAAGCCAGCGCGGCCTGACCTCAATCGTCGGGCCTAACGGCTCGGGCAAATCCAATATCGCCGACGCGGTGCGCTGGGCTTTGGGCGAGCAAAGCATGAAAACTTTGCGCGGCAAAAAAAGCGAAGATATAATTTTTTCCGGCTCGGATAAAAAAGGCAAACTAAGCATGGCCGAAGTTTCTCTTTTCCTGAATAACGAAGACCATAAAGCGCCAATAGACTATTCGCAGGTAATTTTAACCCGCCGCATCTACCGCGACGGTGAAAGCGAATATTTAATTAACCAGGCTCGCGTCCGCTTAAGCGACGTGCAAATACTTTTAGCCAAATCAAATTTCGGCCAAAAAACCTACAGCGTTATCGGCCAGGGCATGGTTGAGGGCTTTTTAAACACTACGCTTTCCGAAAGGAAAGAATTTTTTGATGAAGCCACCGGCGTCAAGCAATTTCAAATTAAACGCGACGACTCGCTTAATAAATTAATAAGGAGCTACGAAAATTTAAACCAGGCCTCAATGCTGCTGTCGGAAATTGAGCCGAGGCTCAAAAGCTTAACTAGGCAAGTCAATAAATTAAAAAAACGCGGCGAGATTGAAGCTGAACTGAAAGAATCGCAAAAAAATTATTACAGTAAAATCTGGCATGAAATTAACTCTAAATTCAGCGATTACAATAATAAATTTTTAAACCTTGAGCGCGTTAGGCTGGAAAAAGAAAAGAAAAGCTCGTCTTTAAGCCGCGAATTAAGCCAGCTGGAAAAACAAAATCAAAATAGCGATGAATTCAACGGCTGGCAAAAAGAATTAAGTGAATTCTTGGGCCAAAAAGAAATTTTAACCAAACAGCTGGCTAAATTAGAAGCTGAATTGGAAGTTAAGCTTGAGGCTAGCGGCCAATTTGATTTGTCCTGGCTGATTAATAAAAGTTCGGAAATAGAGAAAGAAATTAAAAAATTAAGCGAAGAAGCTTTAGGCTTGGAAAAAAATGTTGAGCAGGAAAAGAAAATTTTAATTGATCTGGAAAAAGACAAAGAAGCGATAAATTTAAAAATTAACCGGCTTAACGACGAACTCTTAAAGCATGGCTCCAGCCTTAGCGGAGAAGGCATGGAAAAAATCAGCCAAGAATTAAAAAATTTAAAAAAATTATTAGATGAAATTTTTAATATGGACAATTTGGCTAATATTAAAACAATAATAGCGCAAACCCGTGAAAAAATTAAATTAATTTTAGATCTTTCCGGAGATATTTTAGAAAAAGAAAATTTAGAACAAGCGCAAAAAAATTTAATGGCCTTAACCGGCGACAAAGAAGCTATTATGGCGAAAATCAATGAAAGCAGTTTCCGCATTTCCGCGAGATCGGAAAGGGTTAAACTAATAAAAGAAAGAAAAGATCAGCTGGAGGCTGAACTCAACAGCATCAATAACAAGCTTAAATCAAATAAAGGCGCGGCCAATTTAAACGACAATAAAAAAGAGCAGGGTAACATAAAAAACAAGATTGAAGAATTAGAATTAAAAATTAACATTGTTAAAGAAAAGCTGAACTCATTCAACGCTAAAGAAAATGAACAAAGAGCCAAGCTTTTTTCATTGCAGAAAAATCTGCAAAATCTGCAAAATGAAATAAATGATTTAAGCCGCGAGCTTAATGAATTAAAAATAAATTCTACGAGGTTTGAAACGAAGCTGGAAGATTTAGAAATTGAAATTAGAAATAATTACGGCAATTTAAAAGAAATCATGGATAAAATCGTTAATGAACCGGTTAATATTGAAACAGCTTTGGAAAAAATTAATTCGCTCAAAAGGCAGATCGACCAAATCGGCGGAATTGATCCGGAAATTGAAAAAGAATATAACGAAACTAAAGAGCGTTTTGATTATCTGGAAAATCAAACCCATGATTTAAATAGCGCCGTCGGCTCGCTGGAAAAAATAATTAAAGAGCTCGACGCTATTATTAAAGAAAGGTTTGATAAAGAATTTAAAAATATTTCCGTGAAATTTGAAGAGTATTTTAAAATTCTCTTTAACGGCGGCACGGCTAAAATCGTCAAAGTTTTGACCGAAGAATTGTCTGAGAATAAACCTGAAAATAACCACGGCGAGAAAAATGAAAACAATATAATCGAGCCGGCGGCCGAGGCCGAGCGGATTGAAGATAAATTCGCGGCTAATTTAAAACGGATAAAATATTTGCAAAAATATAACGCTACCGGTTTGGCCGGCATTGAAATTTTAGCCACGCCTCCGGGAAAAAAAATAAAAGCTATTACTATGCTGTCCGGCGGCGAAAGAGCTTTAACCGCTATCGGCCTAATCTGCGCTATTATTAGCTGTAATCCGGCGCCTTTCGTAGTCTTAGACGAGGTTGACGCGTCGCTTGATGAAGCCAACTCGGAACGCCTCGCTAAAATTTTAGACGACCTATCGCATAAAACTCAATTCATAGTAATTACTCATAACCGCGCTTCCATGCGCCGCGCCAATGTTCTTTACGGCGTTACTATGGAAGAAAGCGGCGTGTCAAAATTATTAAGCATTAAGCTGGACGAAGTTAAAATGGTGGTAAAAAATTAG
- a CDS encoding glycogen/starch synthase gives MPKKSKIKILFLSAEVAPLAKVGGLGDVAGALPQALIKLGVDIRICLPFYGLINQKKYPTKKIINRLAVPTGDKNETIDVWQTSLPGTKISVYLIKHNFFNFKKIYLGKPANRPDDLKRFTFFTRAALTTAKKLNFKPDVIHANDWHTGLTADFIKTLNRQNNFFAKTKTLYTIHNLASQGKAKPEIVGYAKIDRNLAIIKVDAGNNDINFMVQGVLGSDLVNTVSPTYAKEILGHYQGANLEKILKKRKSDLYGILNGIDTGFFNPATDNLISQKYSLKNLDKKTANKLALQKQLGLPIDKNIALIGLISRLVWQKGLDLITENFSRLNCQFVFLGTGQPELEQQLLALAKKFPSQFSAQIKFDEKLAHLIYAGADIFLMPSRFEPCGLGQMIAMRYGTVPLVRATGGLADTVNGKTGFSFKKYSGEKLYKTLWRALKIYYDQPKTWRQLQLNGMRKDFSWKKSAKEYLKLYKKLANAKK, from the coding sequence ATGCCAAAAAAATCTAAAATAAAAATTTTGTTTCTCTCGGCCGAAGTCGCGCCCTTAGCTAAGGTCGGCGGTCTGGGCGACGTGGCCGGCGCTTTGCCTCAAGCCCTGATTAAATTAGGCGTGGATATAAGAATCTGCTTGCCTTTTTACGGCTTAATTAACCAAAAAAAATATCCGACTAAAAAAATTATTAACCGATTAGCCGTGCCGACCGGCGATAAAAATGAAACCATTGACGTCTGGCAAACTAGTCTGCCCGGAACAAAAATTTCTGTCTATTTAATAAAGCATAATTTTTTCAATTTTAAAAAAATATATTTAGGCAAGCCTGCCAACCGGCCCGACGACTTAAAACGATTCACCTTTTTTACCCGCGCCGCCCTAACCACGGCTAAAAAATTGAATTTTAAGCCGGATGTTATTCACGCTAATGACTGGCATACTGGTCTAACCGCTGATTTTATTAAAACCCTTAACCGGCAAAACAATTTTTTTGCTAAAACCAAAACTCTTTATACTATTCATAATCTGGCTAGCCAAGGCAAAGCCAAGCCGGAGATAGTCGGCTATGCAAAAATTGACCGAAACTTAGCCATTATTAAGGTTGACGCCGGAAACAACGACATAAATTTTATGGTTCAGGGAGTTTTAGGCTCTGATTTGGTAAATACGGTAAGCCCAACTTATGCCAAGGAAATTCTCGGACATTATCAAGGCGCTAATTTGGAAAAAATTCTTAAAAAAAGAAAAAGCGATCTTTACGGCATTTTAAATGGCATTGATACCGGATTTTTTAACCCGGCGACCGATAATTTAATCAGCCAAAAATATTCGCTGAAAAATTTAGATAAAAAAACCGCCAATAAGCTGGCCCTACAAAAACAGCTGGGCTTGCCGATAGATAAAAACATCGCTTTAATCGGCTTAATCTCCCGTTTAGTTTGGCAGAAGGGCTTGGATTTAATTACGGAAAATTTCAGCCGGTTAAATTGCCAATTTGTTTTTTTAGGCACCGGCCAACCGGAACTTGAACAACAGCTTTTAGCTTTAGCAAAAAAATTTCCGAGCCAATTCAGCGCCCAAATTAAATTTGACGAAAAATTAGCCCACTTAATTTACGCCGGCGCCGACATTTTTTTAATGCCGTCCCGTTTTGAGCCTTGCGGCCTTGGCCAGATGATCGCCATGCGCTACGGCACGGTGCCATTAGTCCGCGCTACCGGCGGCCTGGCCGATACAGTTAACGGCAAAACTGGTTTTAGTTTTAAAAAATATTCCGGCGAAAAATTATATAAGACTTTATGGCGGGCCTTAAAAATTTATTACGATCAACCGAAAACCTGGCGCCAACTTCAGCTTAACGGTATGCGGAAAGATTTTTCTTGGAAAAAATCAGCTAAAGAATATTTAAAACTTTACAAAAAATTAGCTAACGCAAAAAAATAA
- a CDS encoding glycoside hydrolase 100 family protein translates to MDRRNKIANKTIEECYKKSIALLLNNSNRFGILASAPSGRAKRRSYLSIFGRDAAICSLGLVASKNSKLITIAEKSLKNLAVYQANNGQIPNYIKPETKTADFWYLGCIDATLWWLIAVKFFDKYSGKKLLFKNQLKQNIAKAILWLKAQEHQKFYLLQQNEASDWADIMPRSGYTLYSNALWFWVKKSYKLKNADKTKKNFNFLFYPWQKIPLNYFNENHRAKKLINYIKNGRKKLPHYLSFVNYSFWGEETDVYANLIACLFDLPDKILKAEIIAYLQKEKNNSPFPIKSCFNSIKENSKLWRPYMLEHKQNFPEQYHNGGIWPFIGCFWPMLIYKNVNPDKAWQELKKVAYANSINNWQFNEWFHGSTGKPMGMAGQSWNAGMFLLAYHYLNNEIKI, encoded by the coding sequence ATGGATCGGCGAAATAAAATAGCTAATAAAACAATAGAAGAATGCTATAAAAAATCCATTGCTTTACTTTTAAACAACTCCAATCGCTTTGGTATTTTAGCCAGCGCGCCGTCGGGTAGAGCTAAACGAAGAAGTTATTTAAGCATCTTCGGCCGAGATGCCGCGATCTGCTCTTTAGGCCTGGTGGCCAGCAAAAACTCTAAATTAATCACTATTGCGGAAAAAAGCTTAAAAAATCTAGCCGTTTATCAGGCTAATAATGGCCAAATCCCTAATTATATCAAGCCGGAAACTAAAACCGCTGATTTTTGGTACTTAGGCTGTATTGACGCGACTTTATGGTGGTTAATCGCCGTCAAATTTTTTGATAAATATTCTGGTAAAAAATTACTATTTAAAAATCAGCTAAAGCAAAATATAGCTAAAGCAATTTTATGGCTGAAAGCGCAAGAACATCAAAAATTTTATCTTTTACAGCAAAACGAAGCTAGCGATTGGGCGGATATCATGCCTAGATCCGGCTATACCCTTTACTCCAATGCCTTATGGTTTTGGGTAAAAAAATCATATAAATTAAAAAACGCTGATAAAACAAAGAAAAATTTTAATTTTCTTTTTTATCCTTGGCAAAAAATACCCTTAAACTATTTTAATGAAAATCATCGCGCTAAGAAATTAATTAACTATATAAAAAACGGCCGGAAAAAATTACCTCATTATCTTAGTTTTGTTAATTACTCTTTTTGGGGCGAAGAGACTGATGTTTATGCTAATCTGATCGCTTGCCTCTTTGATCTGCCGGATAAAATTTTAAAAGCTGAAATTATAGCTTACTTGCAAAAAGAAAAAAATAATTCACCTTTCCCTATTAAATCCTGTTTTAACTCAATTAAAGAAAATAGCAAACTGTGGCGGCCGTATATGCTAGAACATAAACAAAATTTTCCGGAACAATATCATAATGGCGGAATTTGGCCGTTCATCGGCTGTTTCTGGCCGATGCTTATTTATAAAAACGTCAACCCGGATAAAGCCTGGCAAGAATTAAAAAAAGTCGCTTACGCCAATAGCATAAATAATTGGCAATTCAATGAATGGTTTCATGGCTCGACCGGCAAGCCTATGGGTATGGCCGGCCAGTCCTGGAACGCCGGCATGTTTCTTTTAGCCTATCATTATCTAAATAACGAAATAAAAATCTGA
- a CDS encoding PHP domain-containing protein — translation MLIDLQVHSTYSDGYLTPSQLADFLSANNIKIASLTDHNTVGGLDEFRRACEKKKIKTIPGVELYVKLGHKKFNLLWYNFDLRDPGLHNLLRESQARRRRQIRNALIKLKRRGFKIDESRLLDKFNHYIPLNRLIDCISEIPANKKLIVKKLKIASPSQDEILIKIFKNPAFARISESYIGLKQILKLKKTIGGQLILNHPGKHAHLDRKFIASIKRLGLDGLEILTPHHSLGAVMHLGRLAREYKLIMTGGSDFHRFEPAPAGLNSCYNYFKIDSNYLTDIKKIIG, via the coding sequence ATGCTAATTGACTTGCAGGTCCACTCAACTTATTCCGACGGCTATTTAACGCCTAGCCAATTGGCTGATTTTTTGTCGGCTAATAATATAAAAATCGCCTCCTTAACCGACCATAACACGGTCGGCGGACTTGATGAATTCAGGCGGGCTTGTGAAAAGAAAAAAATTAAAACTATTCCCGGAGTTGAGCTTTATGTTAAATTGGGACATAAAAAATTTAACCTCTTATGGTATAATTTTGATTTGCGCGACCCAGGCCTGCATAATCTTTTAAGAGAGAGCCAAGCCAGGCGCCGCCGGCAGATAAGAAACGCTTTAATAAAATTGAAACGGCGCGGCTTTAAAATTGACGAAAGCCGTCTCTTGGATAAATTTAACCACTATATTCCGCTTAACCGCCTGATTGACTGCATTTCTGAAATACCGGCCAATAAAAAACTAATCGTCAAAAAATTAAAAATCGCCAGCCCCAGCCAAGACGAAATATTAATTAAAATTTTTAAAAACCCGGCCTTCGCTAGAATCAGCGAAAGCTATATCGGGCTGAAACAAATTTTAAAATTAAAAAAAACCATCGGCGGACAATTAATTTTAAACCACCCGGGCAAGCATGCGCATCTTGATAGGAAATTTATTGCTAGCATTAAGCGGCTCGGCTTAGACGGCCTGGAAATTCTTACGCCGCACCATTCCCTGGGCGCGGTTATGCATCTAGGGCGCTTAGCCAGAGAATATAAATTAATTATGACCGGTGGCTCTGATTTCCATCGTTTTGAACCAGCGCCGGCCGGCCTGAATAGCTGCTATAATTATTTTAAAATTGACTCTAATTACTTAACCGATATTAAAAAAATAATCGGCTGA
- a CDS encoding phosphotransferase, translating into MNKILHLLDQQYVLALFKKEILPKYPEFSAIKQIKTTLIKDNIWASTYHVVIEYQTTFVNSKNQSETLPIYCTAHSDEPRLNSFEALTFLWQNGFNKGNLTIPRPLFYSPDFNAFFYQGVSGENLYQSIRRKDVKTVEAIAVKAAAWFAKLHHLSATAIKAKNFNPLNSRIETIIPGMAYAIAKVQSQEPRYFEICRRAYETINQKEKDFFSSTERRWLIHGDAHPENVIIIDKNKIGVIDFTDICLADYARDLGAFLQQLEFMMLRKIDNQLEVEKIKQLFLNSYLKNAKITLDDNLQKRINNYYNWTALRTAIFFLLKDRAEPERAHGLLIKISQNLKLDIKI; encoded by the coding sequence ATGAATAAAATTTTACATCTTTTAGACCAGCAATACGTTTTGGCTTTATTTAAAAAAGAAATCTTGCCGAAATATCCGGAATTTTCCGCTATTAAGCAAATTAAAACTACTTTAATTAAAGACAATATCTGGGCTTCTACTTATCATGTGGTAATTGAATATCAAACTACTTTCGTTAATTCAAAAAACCAATCTGAAACTTTGCCGATTTACTGTACGGCCCATAGCGATGAACCGCGCCTTAATTCTTTTGAAGCTTTAACTTTCCTTTGGCAAAACGGCTTTAATAAAGGAAACTTAACCATTCCCCGGCCGCTTTTTTATTCGCCTGATTTTAACGCTTTTTTTTATCAAGGAGTCAGCGGGGAAAATCTTTATCAATCTATACGCCGGAAAGACGTGAAAACCGTAGAAGCCATCGCGGTTAAAGCGGCCGCTTGGTTTGCTAAATTGCATCATCTAAGCGCTACCGCTATTAAAGCAAAAAACTTCAACCCCTTAAACAGCCGGATTGAAACTATCATCCCGGGCATGGCCTACGCCATAGCTAAAGTGCAATCTCAAGAACCGCGCTATTTTGAAATTTGCCGCCGGGCTTACGAAACAATAAACCAAAAAGAAAAAGATTTTTTTTCGTCTACCGAGCGGCGCTGGCTGATCCATGGCGATGCCCATCCGGAAAATGTTATTATTATTGATAAAAATAAAATCGGCGTCATAGATTTTACCGACATCTGCCTGGCTGATTATGCCCGCGACCTAGGAGCCTTTTTGCAGCAGCTGGAATTTATGATGCTTCGTAAAATAGACAATCAGCTAGAGGTAGAAAAAATTAAACAGCTTTTCTTAAATAGTTACTTAAAAAATGCTAAAATAACCTTAGATGATAATCTGCAAAAAAGAATTAACAACTATTATAATTGGACTGCTTTGCGCACGGCGATTTTTTTCCTCTTGAAAGACAGGGCCGAGCCGGAGCGCGCCCATGGGCTCTTGATAAAAATCAGCCAAAATTTAAAATTAGACATTAAAATTTAA
- a CDS encoding polysaccharide deacetylase family protein, with amino-acid sequence MPKIIWINFLHFYQPPTADNETIVEAVEKSYKRIISALKRNRQIKFTLNIAGCLLSRLEILGYKELINDLKAMVAQGQIELTGSAAFHPILALLPDAEIIRQIKINEEILKKYFGRKFKASGFFIPEAAYSASVAKIIKKLGYGWIMLDEISSGLKSDRPDNSHLYLDKNSGLKILFRQRQNSQKYAPQVIFKLIKKLEAKTVITATDAELYGLRHKDFSYTFEKLLHRPEIKTLTAGEYLAKLKATKKISLRASSWESAEKELKNNLPYFLWRDKKNKIQTLLWQLANAAIVNINKYPKDQNYFWSRQHLDRGLASCTFWWASAHDFRLYGPLAWNPDEIEKGANELIRSVRALNDPRTRQAKIKAEKLYIKIKQLIWHKHWHYYWLKPSAK; translated from the coding sequence ATGCCTAAAATAATCTGGATTAACTTTCTCCATTTTTACCAGCCGCCGACCGCCGACAACGAAACCATAGTTGAGGCGGTTGAAAAAAGCTATAAAAGAATAATCAGCGCCTTAAAGCGCAACCGGCAAATTAAATTTACTCTTAATATCGCCGGCTGTCTTTTAAGCAGGCTGGAAATTTTAGGCTATAAAGAACTGATTAACGATTTAAAAGCCATGGTCGCCCAAGGGCAGATAGAATTAACCGGTTCGGCCGCCTTTCATCCGATCCTGGCGCTATTGCCTGACGCGGAGATTATCAGGCAAATTAAAATTAACGAAGAAATTTTAAAAAAATATTTCGGCCGAAAATTTAAAGCCTCGGGCTTTTTTATCCCTGAAGCGGCTTACTCGGCCAGCGTCGCTAAAATAATAAAAAAATTAGGCTATGGCTGGATTATGCTTGATGAAATCAGCTCTGGCCTAAAATCAGACCGGCCTGACAATTCTCATCTTTATCTTGATAAAAATTCCGGCCTTAAAATACTTTTTCGCCAAAGGCAAAATTCACAAAAATACGCGCCGCAGGTGATTTTTAAATTAATAAAAAAATTAGAAGCCAAAACGGTTATTACGGCGACTGACGCCGAGCTTTACGGCTTAAGGCATAAGGATTTTAGCTATACTTTTGAAAAACTGTTGCATCGCCCGGAAATTAAAACCTTAACGGCCGGCGAATATTTAGCCAAATTAAAAGCGACAAAAAAAATCAGCCTACGCGCTTCGTCTTGGGAATCGGCCGAAAAAGAATTAAAAAATAATCTGCCCTATTTTCTTTGGCGCGACAAAAAAAATAAAATTCAAACCCTGCTTTGGCAATTAGCTAACGCCGCTATCGTTAATATTAATAAATACCCTAAAGACCAAAATTATTTTTGGTCAAGGCAGCATTTAGACAGAGGTTTGGCCAGCTGCACTTTTTGGTGGGCCAGCGCCCATGATTTTAGGCTTTACGGACCGCTTGCCTGGAATCCTGATGAAATAGAAAAAGGCGCCAACGAATTAATCAGAAGCGTCCGCGCTTTAAACGATCCGAGAACAAGGCAAGCTAAAATTAAAGCGGAAAAATTATACATAAAAATAAAACAGCTGATTTGGCATAAGCATTGGCATTATTATTGGCTTAAGCCAAGCGCAAAATAA
- a CDS encoding glycogen/starch synthase — translation MSKPLKIVSISAEVTPFSKTGGLADVAKSLPKALKRLGHEIIIITPLYGQITDVKQHNLKLIQENVDVYLNSADKIQVNFWRGYLMKNLPVYFIENKKYFSARKSIYGSAHENARFLAFDVAALKLISFLKFEADIVHCHDWHTGLIPYYLKTDFQYSKTLSKAKTIFTIHNLAFQLGHSWWEIPNKNKDYGRSRLPHLDDPKIETINFAKRAILSADIINTVSEQYREEILTKKFGQDLHRILGNRGDKLYGIINGIDYKTYNPENDQGLFKNYDYKKTHRKKLNKEYLQKKVGLRLDREAPIIALTSRVTFQKGMDLVLEIIEPLIKLGVQIIIMGDGDKNYITELKKYNKKYPKKIVWLSFKENQKLETLIYAGADIFLLPSHHEPCGINQLIAMRYGCIPVVRRVGGLYDTVTNFNPRTNRGTGFSFTGFDKYSLFAAVIRALENRQHENTWRELIVRVMQESNSWEIPAKKYIALYRKALKNSK, via the coding sequence ATGTCCAAACCGCTAAAAATCGTTTCCATTTCAGCCGAAGTTACCCCGTTTTCTAAAACCGGCGGCCTGGCCGACGTGGCTAAAAGCTTGCCTAAGGCCCTGAAAAGATTAGGTCATGAAATCATTATTATCACTCCGCTTTACGGCCAAATAACCGATGTCAAACAGCATAATTTAAAATTAATTCAAGAAAATGTCGACGTCTATTTAAATTCAGCCGATAAAATTCAGGTTAATTTTTGGCGAGGCTACTTGATGAAAAATCTGCCGGTTTATTTTATTGAAAATAAAAAATATTTCTCCGCCAGAAAAAGCATCTACGGCTCGGCCCATGAAAACGCGCGCTTTTTAGCTTTTGATGTGGCCGCGCTTAAGCTAATATCATTCCTTAAATTTGAGGCTGATATCGTGCATTGCCACGACTGGCATACCGGCCTTATCCCCTATTACTTAAAAACCGATTTCCAATATTCAAAAACCTTAAGCAAGGCCAAAACGATTTTTACTATCCATAATTTGGCTTTTCAGCTCGGCCATAGCTGGTGGGAAATACCCAATAAAAATAAAGATTACGGCCGCAGCCGCCTGCCCCACCTTGATGATCCTAAAATAGAAACCATTAATTTCGCCAAACGAGCTATTCTTTCGGCTGATATTATCAATACGGTCAGCGAACAATACCGCGAAGAAATTTTAACAAAAAAATTCGGCCAAGATCTGCACCGAATTCTCGGCAACCGCGGAGACAAGCTTTACGGCATCATTAACGGCATTGATTATAAAACTTATAACCCGGAAAACGACCAAGGCTTGTTTAAAAATTACGACTATAAAAAAACCCATCGTAAAAAATTAAACAAAGAATATTTGCAAAAAAAAGTCGGCCTGCGCCTTGACCGGGAAGCGCCGATTATCGCCCTGACTTCAAGAGTAACTTTTCAAAAAGGCATGGATTTAGTCTTGGAGATAATAGAGCCCTTGATTAAATTAGGCGTGCAAATCATAATTATGGGCGACGGCGATAAAAATTATATCACCGAACTTAAAAAATATAATAAAAAATACCCGAAAAAAATCGTTTGGCTGTCTTTTAAGGAAAACCAAAAGCTGGAAACGCTGATTTACGCCGGCGCCGATATTTTTCTTCTGCCGTCGCATCATGAGCCTTGCGGCATTAACCAGTTAATCGCCATGCGCTACGGCTGCATTCCGGTCGTGAGGCGCGTCGGCGGCCTATACGACACAGTGACTAATTTTAACCCCCGGACTAACCGCGGCACCGGCTTTAGCTTTACCGGCTTTGATAAATATTCTTTATTCGCCGCCGTTATCAGAGCTTTGGAAAACCGCCAGCATGAAAATACTTGGCGTGAATTAATAGTCAGAGTTATGCAGGAATCAAATAGCTGGGAAATACCGGCGAAAAAATACATCGCCTTATATCGAAAAGCGCTGAAAAACAGCAAATAA
- the ruvC gene encoding crossover junction endodeoxyribonuclease RuvC yields MPIKIILGIDPGIADTGFGIIKNENNKLTCLGYGSIKTSPKLNLADRLEIINLELTKLIKKYKPDLIAIEELFFCNNAKTALIVGQARGVVVLTAKLNKITSVEFTPYEVKQAVSTYGHAKKDQVQRMVKIILNLKELPKPDDAADALAIAVCAVNSSHIS; encoded by the coding sequence ATGCCTATAAAAATTATTCTCGGCATCGACCCGGGCATCGCCGATACCGGCTTTGGCATCATTAAAAATGAAAACAATAAATTAACTTGCCTGGGCTATGGCTCCATAAAAACTTCGCCCAAGCTTAATCTAGCCGACCGCCTGGAAATAATAAATCTGGAATTAACGAAATTAATTAAAAAATATAAACCGGATCTAATCGCCATTGAAGAATTATTTTTTTGCAATAACGCTAAAACCGCGCTGATCGTCGGCCAAGCCAGAGGAGTAGTCGTCTTAACGGCCAAACTGAATAAAATTACCAGCGTGGAATTTACGCCTTATGAAGTAAAACAAGCCGTCTCCACCTACGGCCATGCCAAAAAAGACCAGGTGCAAAGGATGGTTAAAATAATTTTAAATCTTAAAGAACTGCCAAAGCCGGACGACGCGGCCGACGCCTTGGCCATCGCCGTCTGCGCCGTTAATTCCTCTCACATCTCATAA